Part of the Mycolicibacterium mengxianglii genome is shown below.
CAAGAATCTGTTGGCGCGCGTCGGGGTCGCTGACGAGGCCCCGCGATATATCGGTGAGGTGAGCGCCCTGGGCGTGTGCGTAGTACCGCAACATCGCAAAGGACTCCTCCACCGACACGTTGAAGTGTTCGCGGAGGAAGCCCTTGGCCTGCTCGACCACGACTCGGCTGGTCATCGCGGCGCGGAGCTGGGGAAGAACCGTTGCCGGGGTAGGAGCGTGGTCTTGCAGAATCGCCACGCACGCGACATGTGCCAGGGTGTGGGCAACCAAGCGGTCGGCGTCGTTGAGATCACCGGGCGAGGCGCCGAACAGTCCAAGAGCACCCAGTACGGTACCGGCGGCGCGCATGGGTATGGCGTGCACGGAGGCGAAACCTGCACGTCTGGCGACCGGCGTGAATTGCGGCCATCGCTGCTCTTCGGTAGACAGGTCGGCGACCGTGACAGCGGCGCCGGTGTTGTAGCAATCTCGACAGGGGCCTTCGTCGGATTGCAGTTGGAACAGTTCGAGTTCCCGGGATTCCTCGGAGGTTGCCGCCATCAGGTGGAGCTGGTGGCGTGGGTCGGCGAGCAGCAGCCCGGCGGCCTGGACGTCGAGGAGCTCGGCGCAGCGGGTGGTGAGATCGGTGAGTAACTCCACGA
Proteins encoded:
- a CDS encoding GAF and ANTAR domain-containing protein → MTDSPRETRVLTAVTSLVDSLLDDFDVVELLTDLTTRCAELLDVQAAGLLLADPRHQLHLMAATSEESRELELFQLQSDEGPCRDCYNTGAAVTVADLSTEEQRWPQFTPVARRAGFASVHAIPMRAAGTVLGALGLFGASPGDLNDADRLVAHTLAHVACVAILQDHAPTPATVLPQLRAAMTSRVVVEQAKGFLREHFNVSVEESFAMLRYYAHAQGAHLTDISRGLVSDPDARQQILAAMQPGASVVLPQATSPARSSRPTS